In the genome of Raphanus sativus cultivar WK10039 chromosome 4, ASM80110v3, whole genome shotgun sequence, one region contains:
- the LOC108852530 gene encoding protein SMALL AUXIN UP-REGULATED RNA 9-like has protein sequence MAIKKNKVAASQVASLKTILKRCSSIGKKNQGNCYFKDVPKGHFPVYVGQQRSRYVVPISWLAHPEFQTLLQLAEEEFGFEHDMGLTIPCDEVVFQSLISMFR, from the coding sequence ATGGCGATAAAGAAGAACAAAGTGGCAGCGTCTCAAGTAGCATCTCTAAAGACAATCTTGAAGAGATGCTCAAGTATTGGAAAGAAGAATCAAGGTAATTGCTACTTCAAAGACGTGCCAAAAGGCCACTTCCCGGTCTACGTTGGGCAACAACGGAGTCGCTACGTGGTGCCAATCTCATGGCTAGCTCATCCTGAGTTTCAGACACTCCTCCAATTAGCCGAGGAAGAGTTCGGGTTCGAGCACGACATGGGTCTCACTATCCCTTGTGATGAAGTTGTCTTTCAATCACTCATCTCCATGTTCAGATAG